The genomic DNA TGTGTATAGCATCAGCTTTAAAATAATCTTTAAAAGCTATAATTCTAACGTTTTTTTTATTTGTGTTTTTTATTTGTTGTGCAATGCTTTTTAAAGCTTTAAAAACTTCATTTAAAAATTGAGTATACTCAATTTCATGTCTATTAAAATACAAACCATGTTGTCCTGTATGCATTATATTACCTACAATTAAAGCATTACCTCTTACTATTTTTGAAATTACTTGTTTAGATTTTCTAATTAAATAGTTATCGTTTGTATTTCTAAAAATATCATCAAGATACATTTCTACACGTTGAACAATAGCTATTGCTACAAGTTTTTCAGCTTTAAAAACACCAATATAATATGGCGTAACATTATTTGGGCATGAATTTTCTAAGGCTTTAAGAAACTGTTGTTTTAAAAAAATATCATTATGATTTAAACAATCCCAAGATTTTGGGAGCGCGTTTGATGTATGATAAATTTTATAAGTAATCAATGTTTGTAAAAAAAGAAAAAGACTGAAACTATTATAATTTCAGCCTTTGTAAAGTTATGTTTTTAATTAGTTAATTACAAAGCTTTTGCCTCTGTTACTAATAATTGATTTTTATCGTCTAAAGCTTTAGTGATAAATGCATTTATAGCTTCGTTTTTTTCTAATCCATTTTTTAATAAAACACCTAAACTAATCATGGTAATTATTCGCGTTCCACTTTTTTTAACCGATGTGCCAAATAATGGTTCTAGATCTTCGTAAGTGATGCTTTTTGCTAATTCTTGAATCTCTGCTTTCGCTTTTGCTTGCTTATCTTCTGGCATACGATCGTACTTTTTACCATAAGATTTTATTTGCTCTATAGTTGGACGGTTATTTTGTTGTGGTTGTTTTTGTTGGTTGTTATTACTTGCTTTGGGTTTTGCTTTTGCCCAAGAGTCGCGTAATCCAACCGTTTTATTAAAAACTAAATTAGTTGCAGTAGAATCGTTATCTACATTAAAATAACCTAAACGTTGAAACTGGAATTGTTCACCAACTTTAGCATTAGCTAAACTTGGTTCTACAAATGCTTCTATAACTTTTAAAGAATTTGGGTTTATAAACTCCATAAAATCTTTTTCTGCATGGCTATCTGGCGCTTCGTTTGTAAATAATCTATCATATTCTCTAACTTCTGCTTTTAAAGCATGTTTTATAGATACCCAATGTAATGTTCCTTTTACTTTCTTTTCGGTATCTGTAGAATACGTACAATTTATTTGTATAACATTACCATTTGCATCCTTTTCTACATTTTCTGCCTTAATAATGTATGCATTTTTAAGTCTTACTTCTCCTCCTAATTTTAACCTAAAAAACTTGTTTCCAGCTTCTTCTTTAAAATCTTCTTTTTCAATGTATAATTCACGAGAAAATGGTACTTTTCTAAATCCTGCAGTTTTATCTTCTTGGTTATTTTCGGCTTCAAGCCATTCTTCTTTATCTTCAGGATAGTTTGTAATTACAACTTTTACAGGATCTAAAACAGCCATTACTCTATCGGCTTTTTTATTTAAATCTTCACGAATACAAAATTCTAAAAGTGATACATCTATAACATTTTCACGCTTTGCAACACCAACAGTTTCTACAAATTTTCTAATAGATTGTGGTGTATAACCGCGACGACGCAAACCAGAAATAGTTGGCATTCTTGGGTCATCCCAACCGTTTACAATACCTTCTTCTACTAATTTAAGTAACTTACGTTTACTCATAATTGTGTAGCTTAAGTTTAAACGTGCGAATTCTCGCTGTTTAGGCTGCATTGGGTACTTGTCTTTAGCAAAGTTATATACTTGCTCCTTAAACCAATTATAAAGCTCTCTATGTGGTTTAAATTCTAGTGAGCATAATGAATGTGATATTTGCTCTATGTAATCACTTTCACCGTGTGTCCAGTCGTACATTGGGTATATACACCAATTACTACCGGTACGGTGATGATCTTTTTTTAAAACACGATACATAATAGGATCTCGCATAAGCATATTAGGATGCTGCATGTCTATTTTTGCACGTAAAATATGCTCTCCTTCTTTGCAATCTCCAGCTTTCATTTTTGCAAAAAGTTCAAGATTTTCGTCTACAGTTCTATTTCTAAAAGGACCATCTACTCCTGGTTGTGTTGGTGTTCCTTTTTGTTCTGCCATGGCTTCACTAGATTGAGAATCTACGTAAGCTTTACCGCCTTTTATTAGTAAAATTGCCCAATCGTAAAGTTCTTGAAAATAGTCTGATGAGTAACACTCTTCTGCCCATTTATAGCCTAACCAAGATACATCTTCTTTAATAGCGTCTACATATTCCTGCTCTTCTTTAGCAGGATTTGTATCGTCAAAACGTAAGTTAACAGGTGCGTTATATCTTTCTCCTAAACCAAAACTAATACCAATGGCTTTAGTGTGCCCAATGTGTAAATAGCCATTAGGTTCTGGCGGAAAACGAAAGCGTAACTTATTTTTTTCTAATCCGTTTGCTAAATCTTCTTCTATAATATGCTCTAAAAAATTGAGCGATTTTGTTTCTGTAGACATACTTGTATTCTTGATTTTAATTGATTATTTGCTATTAAATCAACTTAAAAATAGTTTGTAAAATTAATGAAAATACGTAACAAAATAACCGTTTATTATACATATACTTTATAACATTAATTAAAACAATAAAACTTATGAGTTATTGCTGCCCAAAATGTAATAATACTACATACGAAACAGGACAAATGCGTGCTACTGGTGGAACATTATCTAAAATTTTTGATGTACAAAACAAAAAATTTACATCTGTAACTTGCAAAAATTGTACTTATACAGAGTTTTATAAAACTAAAACTAGTGCGATAAGTAATGTTTTTGATTTTTTTACAAGCTAAAATAGCTTTGAAAATTTATTTTAAAAATAATAGCTAAACTGAAAAAACTCGCATTACATTTGCGCTATGGGAATAATTAAAGTTGAAAACATACGCGTTTATGCACATCATGGTTGTTTAAAAGAAGAAACAGCAATAGGTAGTGATTATCGTGTAGATTTAAAGGTAAAAGCCGATTTACAAAAAAGTGCAAGTTCTGATGCTTTAAAAGATACTGTAGATTATGTACTTTTAAATAAAATTGTAGTTGAAGAAATGGCTACGCCAAGTGCACTTTTAGAACATGCTGCTAAGCGTATTTTAGATAGAATTTTTGCTGAAGATAAGCTAGTTACAGTTGTAACTGTTGCAGTAAGCAAAATAAATCCTCCAATTGGTGGTGATGTTGAGATGGTTACCATAGAAATAACCGAAAAAAGAAAAACAGGAAGTAAATAGTGTAAAAAGGGAATTATTTTTATATTTGCCTTCTCGTTATAATTAATGAGTCTCCTATTTTTTTAGGAAATTAGGGTGTCGTGGCCGAGTGGCTAGGCAGTGGTCTGCAACACCATCTACAGCGGTTCGAATCCGCTCGACACCTCGAAACAAGCGTTACTTTTTAGTAGCGCTTTTTTTATTATATAGTTTAATAACCATTAATATTTAAATCAAAAGCTTTTTTAGTATCTATATTTATTTTAATGTTCCAAAAACAAGCTCCTCCATCATCTATTATTAAATAATAATTTTTCCAATCAAATAGCTCATCAAAATTATCTTTAGTAGGACTTCCAGGTATTCTACAGAAAGTATTAACTAAAATAATTCGTTCATTATCCTTATTATAATAAGGAACATACTGTTTGTAAAGCTTATTATAATTAGTGATCTTAGGATTTTTAATAAAACTAAATTTAGAGCCTCTTATAGTATTTATAATAACAGAATCTAAAATTTTTAAATCGAATTTTGTTGGTTTCCAACTTCCATTATTTTCTACAATCACTTCGATTTTAGATAAATCTTCAAATATTATAATTCTTTCTTTTTTATTCATTTTACATGAAAACAAAAAAATAAAAATTATAGAAATTATAGTAAATTTCATCTGTTCAAATTTTATAAAAAAATTATTTAATTAAACCAAACGGCGTAACGCTTTTTACGTAACTGTAAAGCTAGTGCTTTTTCCATTTTTAATGCTTCGGCTCTTGTTGCTAATGGTTTTATATGGTTATATAAACTTGGCCTTAAGTAAGATCCATATTTTTCTACAATGTTTGAAGATAACTTATAGCCTTTTGCATTTCTATATCCTGTTTTATGCTGTAGAAAACGCTCTTTTGGTGTCTTACTTGTCATACCTACATATAAACATTCTAAAACGCCGTTAAATTGTGGATTTGCAGCTCTAAACTTAGCGTTTTCTGTAAATACCTTTTTACGTAATTCTATAACGTAAATATGGTATTGTGTTTTAGCCATGTGTATTTAATTGGTTTGGTGTTCTATTTTATCAATTATTTGCTGCGGATTTAATTGATCTTTTGGTAAAAAGCCTTTTACTATTAATACAGTACCACAAACTACTAATATTAAACCTAATAATCGCTTTATTTTTATAATTCTAGTTGGTGTTAGCTTACTTTTAAGTTGCTTGGCAAGTAGTATTTTTATAACATCGGTTACAAAGTAAGCACCAATCATGGCACCAAAAAATATAAAAAACCTATTGGTATCTCCATCTAAATTTGGTCCAACAACTATTATTATTCCTAACCAGAAAACTAAAACACCAATATTTATAAAGTTTAGAAAAAAGCCTTTTGCAAAAAGTGCTAAGTAATTTGTTTTAGGAGAGGCAATTTCGGCAGTGGTTTCTAATCCTTTTTTAGATTTTTTAAAGTAGATTATAAAACCGTATATGGTTAATATTGTACCACCAAAAACATATAATCCAGGATGGTTGCTTAAGTTTTCTAATAATTGAAAACTAGAAAAATAGGCAACAGCAATAAATAAAGCATCTGCTACTATTACACCTAAATCGAAAGCTACTGCTGCACGAAAACCTTTTAAAACACTGGTTTCTAATAATACAAAAAAAACAGGACCAATCATGAAAGCTAAAAAAAAGCCTAGTGGTATCGCTGCCTGAATGTCTTCTATCATATAGTATATTGTGTTTAATACAAAAGTAAAGAAATTATACTATTAAAGTAAAGTAAATGGTTTAAGCATTTTAATAAAAAAAAGCTTTAGCGCAGTTGCTAAAGCTTTTTTAAAAAATAATTTAAAGTGGTTTTAGTTGTTATGTACTTTAATTCTACCACCAAAAGTTTGTTTTTTATTTACAGTATTTGGGTTACCATAAATATCTATATCACCACCAGCAGTAATTCTAGCGTCTACAAGTTCACTTGCATTAACTTCTGCTTCTCCAGCAGCTCTTACTTTTACATTGGTGTTTTTAGTTAAAAATGTTCTGCCGTTATAAATACCACCTGTATTTAAGGTAATATCTTGATTTTTTGCTTTTCCTTTAGTTTCTATAATGCCTCCAGATACGGCTCTAACTTCTAGTTTTTTTACATCTAAACCTATTTTTAAAATAGCACCTTCTTGAGCTCTTAATTCTATATTGTCTTGAACAATAAGTTCGTTTCCTATAATTTTTGCTCCTTCATTACCATCAATTACATCTAAATTTTTATAGTGTACTGCTACAAATGTTTTAGTACCATCAAAAATACGTTCAAATTTCATTTTCACTTTTAATGTTCCGTTTTTACTTATAACTTCTACATCTTGAGCATCTTCACCAGAAATAATAACTTTATTTTCGTTTGCTTTTACTAAGCTAATATGTATTAAATCGAAGACTTTAACGGTTGTAAAATCGTCAACTTTTTGTTCTATTGGGTTTTGAGAAAATAAAGAAATTGATATAAAAAATAAGAATACTGTTGCTAATTTTTTCATTGTAAATAGTGTTTCTTTAAAGAGTACTAAAAAATAAAAGTGTTACAGTTTTACAAATTTATTTTTCTGGAACTACATGTACTGCGGTTCCTATAGCATTTACAAAAAAAGAAGTACCGTTTACTGTTTCTAAATCTATTGATATGCCAACTACTGCATTGGCATTTAGATTTTTAGCATTTTCTTTTAATTTTTGAAAAGCGATTTCATTGGCTTCATCTAAAACATCATTTGTAATGGCTTTACTTTTTTCTACTTTAAAAGAGAATTTTGTTTTATACTCAAAACTACTGCCGGCTACAATGCCTTTATAATCTATTATTTTGAAACCTTCAATAGAGTTTGTTGTTGTTAAAATCATTAGTTATATAGTTTTTAATTGATTGTTATAACCATGAATTATAAAATTTAAGCTTCAGTTTTAGCTTTTCCTATTAATTCAAAATCTAGGTGACGTTTTACTAAATCGGCTTGTTTTACTTTTACAATAACCTCGTCTCCAAGTTGATACATTATTTTTGTTTCGCGACCTATTAATGTAAATTGGTCTTGATCAAACTCATAATAATCGCCTTTTATATCTCTGGTTCTTACCATGCCTTCACATTTATTTGAAATAATTTCTACATAAATTCCCCAATCTGTTACGCCAGAAATTACACCTCTAAATTCTTCATCTTGATGGTCTTGCATGAAACGAATTTGCATGTATTTTATAGAATCTCTTTCGGCTTTTGTTGCTAGATATTCCATAGTACTAGAATGTTTACATTTTTCTTCGTAAACTTCTTCATTTGCCGATTTTTCTCCATCTAAATACCTTTGTAATAAACGGTGTGCCATGACATCTGGATAACGACGTATTGGCGAAGTAAAATGGCTATAATAGTCGAAAGCTAAACCATAATGTCCAATATTATGTGTTGTATACTCTGCTTTAGACATGGTTCTAATTGCTAAAGTATCTACTAAATTTTGCTCTTTTTTACCTTGTACATCAACCAATAATTTATTTAATGATTGCGATACATTGCCTTTATTAAAGTTTAATTTATGACCAAATTTTGCGACAACACCTTGTAATGCTGCTAGTTTACTTTCGTCTGGTTCATCGTGTACACGATATACAAATGTTTTTTCTGGTTTTTGTTTTCCAACAAATTCTGAAACTTTTCTATTTGCTAATAACATAAATTCTTCAATTAATTTATTAGCATCTTTACTGGTTTTAAAAAATACACCTACTGGATTTGCATCTTCGTCTAAATTAAATTTTACTTCAACTTTATCAAAAGAAATAGCTCCAGAACGCATACGTTTACTACGCATAATTTTTGCAAGTTCGTCCATTTTTAAAACAGCATCTGCAATGGCTTGATCTGTTTTATATTCTTTTCCTGTTAAAGAGACATTGGCTGGAATGGTATTGTTTTTATTTTCTATAATGGCTTGTGCTTCTTCGTAAGCAAAACGGGCATCAGAGTAAGTTACTGTTCTACCAAACCATTCGTTTTTAATTTGTGCTTTATTATCTAATTCAAAAACAGCTGAGAATGTATATTTTTCTTCATGCGGACGTAATGAACATGCACCATTACTTAAAATTTCTGGTAACATTGGTACAACTCTATCTACTAAATAAACAGAGGTTGCACGCTCGTAAGCTTCATCGTCTAAAACGGTTCCTTCTTGTAAATAATGTGAAACGTCTGCAATATGTATTCCTATTTCGTAATTTCCGTTTTCTAAAACTGTAAAAGATAAAGCATCATCAAAATCTTTAGCATCTTTAGGGTCTATGGTAAAGGTTAAATCTTTACGCATATCTCGACGCTTTTTAATTTCTTCAGGTTGTATTTTTAAGTCTATATTATTTGCATAATCTTCAACTTCTTTAGGAAACTCGTATGGTAAACCATAATCTGCTAAAATGGCGTGAATTTCGGTATTATGTTCTCCAGCTTTACCTAAAACTTTTAAAACTTTTCCGTTAGGAGAATCGGCTTTTTCTGGCCAATCTTCTAGTGTTACTAATACTTTATCACCATCTTGGGCTTTTAATGTTTTGTTAATAGGTACAAAAATGTCTTTGTTCATTTTATTACCATCAACCACTACAAAAGCATAGTTATTTTTTGGGTGTATTTGTATTATACCAACGTAATCTGTTTTCGCACGCTCAATAATATTTGTTATTTCACCTTCAAGTTTACCGCGTTTTCTTCTTTTGTAAACATATAATTCTACTTCATCGCCGTTTAGCGCTTTGTTTACATTATTTGAAGCTATGTATATATCTTCATCAAAATCATCGCAAATAACGTATCCAGATCCTCTTGAAGAGGCATCAAAAATTCCTGTATGATATTCTGTATTGTTTATAATTTGAAATTTACCGCGATCTATCTCCTTTATTTCTTCTTTAGCTTTAAGTTGTGCTAATTTTTTTATTATCTGGTTACGGCTACTAGCATCGTTAACGCCTAGTTTAGCAGCAATTTGTTTATAATTAAAGGTTTTATTTCTATCTTTTTTTAAAATACTTAGAATTGTATTTGTTAGGTTGGAAATCTTGTTATGACTTGGTTTCCTTTTCTTTTTATTTTTTGTCATTTAATTTGTAATCTATTGAATTTCTAAGTTACGAAGTAAAAGTTTGAAATTCGGTTATTTTTTAACTTAATAGCGAGGAGTGAAGTAATTAAGTTTATACAAAGCTACGTTTTTATTATTAAATGTATGTGTCTTTAAGTTTAAGTTAACTAAAACAGTTATCCACATTTATATTATATACTATTATTCTTTCTTTTAAAATTTAAAAAAAAAATACTGATTATTATTGCTTGTTAATAGCGGTATAACTTTTTTAGTATTTTGTTTGGTATGTTACTTTTCTGTTTCTACTAACAGGTTATAAACAATATAAAGTGTTGGTTTTTATTATATTTATATATTCTATTAACAACTGTTTATAACCAATGTTGACAGCTTATTTTTAATAAGTATTTTTATTTTTTGTGTTGGTATATGAAAATTTAATAGTGATAAATTGGCCAAAAATAAATGCTAACTTTTTTGGTAGTGTAGTTTTAATTCTTGTTTTAAAAATTTATTTAATAATCCTAATAAAAGTTTTCAAAAACTATGAGTAGATATTAACAAGTAGTTATAATTAATTTACCTAGTTGTTAACATCGTATACATTTTTAATTAAAAACAGATTAATTTTAAGTGTAAAGTAGCTTATTAAGTATAGTAAAAATAGGAGCTAAGCTATATTTTTAAATGGGCTAAATTTTAATTTTTTAAATGTAGTTTATTTGAATAAGTTAGTACTTATTACTTATTAATAGTTGCGAGCAATTATTAACTTTACACTTTTAATATACAAACAACTATTTTTCGCTTACGCGGAAATAAAAAACTACTACTATAATGACTATCTCAATTGGAAATGACCACGCTGGAACAGATTATAAATTTGAAATTATTAAACACTTAGAAAATAAAGGTTATACAGTTATAAACCATGGTACCGATACTTTAGAAAGTGTTGATTATCCAGATTTTGTACATCCTGTTGCTAAAGATGTAGAATATAATAAAGCCACATTTGGTATTTTAATATGTGGTAGTGCAAATGGTGTTGCAATGACTGCTAATAAGCATACTCATATTAGAGCAGGAGTTTGCTGGACTAAAGAAATTACAGAGTTAACAAGACAACACAATAATGCTAACGTTATTTGTATTCCAGCACGTTACACTGCAGTACAACAAGCTATAGCGATGGTAGATACCTTTTTAGAAACTAAATTTGAAGGCGGAAGACACCAAAACCGTGTTGATAAAATACCTTGTTAATTGGCAAATGCTAGTTTACATAATCACTCCCACAAGCATAACGACTTAAAAGGCCGTAACCTTTTAATATCTATTTTTTTAAATATTTTAATTACTGCTGCACAGGTGGTTGGTGGATTATTATCTGGAAGTTTAGCTTTATTAAGTGATGCTTTACATAATTTTAGTG from Lacinutrix sp. 5H-3-7-4 includes the following:
- a CDS encoding head GIN domain-containing protein gives rise to the protein MKKLATVFLFFISISLFSQNPIEQKVDDFTTVKVFDLIHISLVKANENKVIISGEDAQDVEVISKNGTLKVKMKFERIFDGTKTFVAVHYKNLDVIDGNEGAKIIGNELIVQDNIELRAQEGAILKIGLDVKKLEVRAVSGGIIETKGKAKNQDITLNTGGIYNGRTFLTKNTNVKVRAAGEAEVNASELVDARITAGGDIDIYGNPNTVNKKQTFGGRIKVHNN
- the rpiB gene encoding ribose 5-phosphate isomerase B gives rise to the protein MTISIGNDHAGTDYKFEIIKHLENKGYTVINHGTDTLESVDYPDFVHPVAKDVEYNKATFGILICGSANGVAMTANKHTHIRAGVCWTKEITELTRQHNNANVICIPARYTAVQQAIAMVDTFLETKFEGGRHQNRVDKIPC
- a CDS encoding glutamine--tRNA ligase/YqeY domain fusion protein, which codes for MSTETKSLNFLEHIIEEDLANGLEKNKLRFRFPPEPNGYLHIGHTKAIGISFGLGERYNAPVNLRFDDTNPAKEEQEYVDAIKEDVSWLGYKWAEECYSSDYFQELYDWAILLIKGGKAYVDSQSSEAMAEQKGTPTQPGVDGPFRNRTVDENLELFAKMKAGDCKEGEHILRAKIDMQHPNMLMRDPIMYRVLKKDHHRTGSNWCIYPMYDWTHGESDYIEQISHSLCSLEFKPHRELYNWFKEQVYNFAKDKYPMQPKQREFARLNLSYTIMSKRKLLKLVEEGIVNGWDDPRMPTISGLRRRGYTPQSIRKFVETVGVAKRENVIDVSLLEFCIREDLNKKADRVMAVLDPVKVVITNYPEDKEEWLEAENNQEDKTAGFRKVPFSRELYIEKEDFKEEAGNKFFRLKLGGEVRLKNAYIIKAENVEKDANGNVIQINCTYSTDTEKKVKGTLHWVSIKHALKAEVREYDRLFTNEAPDSHAEKDFMEFINPNSLKVIEAFVEPSLANAKVGEQFQFQRLGYFNVDNDSTATNLVFNKTVGLRDSWAKAKPKASNNNQQKQPQQNNRPTIEQIKSYGKKYDRMPEDKQAKAKAEIQELAKSITYEDLEPLFGTSVKKSGTRIITMISLGVLLKNGLEKNEAINAFITKALDDKNQLLVTEAKAL
- the rnr gene encoding ribonuclease R; the encoded protein is MTKNKKKRKPSHNKISNLTNTILSILKKDRNKTFNYKQIAAKLGVNDASSRNQIIKKLAQLKAKEEIKEIDRGKFQIINNTEYHTGIFDASSRGSGYVICDDFDEDIYIASNNVNKALNGDEVELYVYKRRKRGKLEGEITNIIERAKTDYVGIIQIHPKNNYAFVVVDGNKMNKDIFVPINKTLKAQDGDKVLVTLEDWPEKADSPNGKVLKVLGKAGEHNTEIHAILADYGLPYEFPKEVEDYANNIDLKIQPEEIKKRRDMRKDLTFTIDPKDAKDFDDALSFTVLENGNYEIGIHIADVSHYLQEGTVLDDEAYERATSVYLVDRVVPMLPEILSNGACSLRPHEEKYTFSAVFELDNKAQIKNEWFGRTVTYSDARFAYEEAQAIIENKNNTIPANVSLTGKEYKTDQAIADAVLKMDELAKIMRSKRMRSGAISFDKVEVKFNLDEDANPVGVFFKTSKDANKLIEEFMLLANRKVSEFVGKQKPEKTFVYRVHDEPDESKLAALQGVVAKFGHKLNFNKGNVSQSLNKLLVDVQGKKEQNLVDTLAIRTMSKAEYTTHNIGHYGLAFDYYSHFTSPIRRYPDVMAHRLLQRYLDGEKSANEEVYEEKCKHSSTMEYLATKAERDSIKYMQIRFMQDHQDEEFRGVISGVTDWGIYVEIISNKCEGMVRTRDIKGDYYEFDQDQFTLIGRETKIMYQLGDEVIVKVKQADLVKRHLDFELIGKAKTEA
- a CDS encoding zinc ribbon domain-containing protein; translated protein: MSYCCPKCNNTTYETGQMRATGGTLSKIFDVQNKKFTSVTCKNCTYTEFYKTKTSAISNVFDFFTS
- a CDS encoding YbjQ family protein, with amino-acid sequence MILTTTNSIEGFKIIDYKGIVAGSSFEYKTKFSFKVEKSKAITNDVLDEANEIAFQKLKENAKNLNANAVVGISIDLETVNGTSFFVNAIGTAVHVVPEK
- a CDS encoding LysE family translocator yields the protein MIEDIQAAIPLGFFLAFMIGPVFFVLLETSVLKGFRAAVAFDLGVIVADALFIAVAYFSSFQLLENLSNHPGLYVFGGTILTIYGFIIYFKKSKKGLETTAEIASPKTNYLALFAKGFFLNFINIGVLVFWLGIIIVVGPNLDGDTNRFFIFFGAMIGAYFVTDVIKILLAKQLKSKLTPTRIIKIKRLLGLILVVCGTVLIVKGFLPKDQLNPQQIIDKIEHQTN
- the folB gene encoding dihydroneopterin aldolase, yielding MGIIKVENIRVYAHHGCLKEETAIGSDYRVDLKVKADLQKSASSDALKDTVDYVLLNKIVVEEMATPSALLEHAAKRILDRIFAEDKLVTVVTVAVSKINPPIGGDVEMVTIEITEKRKTGSK